The uncultured Carboxylicivirga sp. genomic interval ATGTAGCCGACGAAGCTACAACAGAGCAGGTAACTGAAGAATCAGCAGTTAGTGAAGCACCTGCAGCTGCAGTTGGTGACGAAACTCCAACAGAAGCTCCTAAAGGAATTCACAAACAGATTAAAGTAAAATTCATCGAGGGTGGTGCAATCTTTATGAGTTTTGTATTGTTGTGTCTTATCTTCGGTTTGGCACTATGTATTGAAAGAATTATTTATTTGAATTTAGCTTCTACCAATACTAAGAAGTTACTTCAAAACATTGAAAATGCACTAAGCGACGGTGGTGTTGAAGCTGCAAAAGAAGTTTGCCGTAATACCAGAGGTCCTGTTGCTTCTATTTTCTACCAAGGTCTTGATCGTTTCGATGAAGGTATCGAAGTAGTAGAGAAATCAGTTGTTTCTTACGGATCTGTTCAAATGGGTCTTTTAGAAAAAGGTTTAACTTGGATTTCTTTATTTATTGCAATTGCTCCTATGCTTGGTTTCATGGGTACAGTAATTGGTATGATCGAAGCTTTCGATAACATTCAAACAATGGGTACTATCTCAGCTTCAGCTGTAGCAGGTGGTATTAAAATTGCGTTGATTACTACCGTATCTGGTTTGATCGTAGCTATCATCCTTCAAGTATTTTACAACTACATCGTATCTAAAATCGATGGTATTGTAAACACTATGGAAGATGCTTCTATCTCTCTACTAGATATTTTAGTAAAATTCAACATGAAAAAATAATTTGTCACTATGACTAAGGTTGCAAAAATTTTAAATATAGTATTATACCTGTTGTTAGCAATAACATTGGTGTTTGCTGGTATGTTCTTCTTCGGAGGTGAAGTAGAAGGTGCTGCACACTATACACCAGTGTATACTAATACTTTCCTTAACTGGGGAATTTTATTAGTGTTTATAACAGGTGGAATAACTTTGTTGGCGGAGATTTTCAATTTAATTGTGCATCCTAAAAATGCGGTGCGTACATTAATTTCGATTGCATTGTTATTAGTTGTTGTTCTTATTTCATATGCAATGGCTGATACAACTCCGATGAACATTGTTGGTTATAAAGGTCCTGATAATGTACCTAGCATGTTAGCACTAGCTGGTACATTCTTATATGGAATGTACATTCTGTTTGGAGTAGCTATTGTTGCTATTCTTTATGCAGAATTATCTCGATTATTTAAATAATAATCCCTACCTGACATTTGTCAAGGGAAATAAAAGTTAACCGTTTATGGGAAAAAGAGACGTACAGGAAGTAAATGCAGGGTCAATGGCGGATATCGCCTTCTTACTTTTGATCTTCTTCCTGGTTACCACTACCATGGACTCAGATACTGGTTTAGCACGTTTGCTTCCTCCTATGCAGGATGAAGTAGATAATACAAATACTCCTCCTATTAAGGAGAGAAACGTGTTTACTGTTTTGGTTAACAGTAATGACCAGCTCTTGGTAGAAGGTAAACCAATGGGGATTGGAGAGTTGACTGAAGCTGCTAAGGAGTTTATTGAAAACCCATTAGATAAAGATGATTTGCCTGAGAAAACTGAGAAAGAAGTTCCTTTCTTTGGAGTACAAAAAATCACTAAAGGAGTTATTTCGTTACAAACTGATAATGGAACAACTTATCAAACTTATTTAATGGTTCAGAATGAACTTCAGCGTGCAATTAATGAACTAAGACAGGATTTAGCTAAGAGAAAATTTGGAAAAGAGTACGATAAACTTGAAAAAGAAGAGCAAGATGCAATTCGTACAATTGTTCCACAAAAGATCTCAGAAGCTGAACCTAAAAACGTAGGAGGTAAAAGTTAGTATGGCTAAATTCAGAAAAAAGAAGAGTGGAGGCCAGCAAGCTATAAATACTGCCTCTCTACCTGATATCGTGTTTATGTTGCTTTTCTTCTTTATGGTATCAACTACTATGAAGGAGGTAGATCTAAAAGTTGAAGTTAGACCTGCTCAAGCAACTGAATTATCGAAATTAGAGAAAAAAGAATTGGTAACATTTATTTACGTGGGTGTTCCAAGTAAACAATACCAATCTTTATACGGAAGTGAACCTCGACTACAGTTAAACGATCAGTTTGCGACTGTAGAAGACATTCAAAGTTATATTGCTCAGGCAAGGGATGCAATGAAAGAAAGTGATCAGGCAAAAATGATTACTTCAATCAAAGCTGATAAAGAATGTCCAATGGGTATCATTACTGATGTTAAACAAGCTTTACGTAAAGCAGCGGCGTTAAAAATTAACTACTCTGCAGCTGAAAAAGCTCCTGATGTGAGATAATCAAATCACATATAGAAAAAAGGGAATCGAAAGATTCCCTTTTTTTATGTCCAAATATTCCCGTATAGAAAGGAGATGT includes:
- a CDS encoding biopolymer transporter ExbD is translated as MGKRDVQEVNAGSMADIAFLLLIFFLVTTTMDSDTGLARLLPPMQDEVDNTNTPPIKERNVFTVLVNSNDQLLVEGKPMGIGELTEAAKEFIENPLDKDDLPEKTEKEVPFFGVQKITKGVISLQTDNGTTYQTYLMVQNELQRAINELRQDLAKRKFGKEYDKLEKEEQDAIRTIVPQKISEAEPKNVGGKS
- a CDS encoding biopolymer transporter ExbD, whose amino-acid sequence is MAKFRKKKSGGQQAINTASLPDIVFMLLFFFMVSTTMKEVDLKVEVRPAQATELSKLEKKELVTFIYVGVPSKQYQSLYGSEPRLQLNDQFATVEDIQSYIAQARDAMKESDQAKMITSIKADKECPMGIITDVKQALRKAAALKINYSAAEKAPDVR
- a CDS encoding MotA/TolQ/ExbB proton channel family protein; its protein translation is MKKLFAFLAVFGMLSLGMNAVYAQDEENVADEATTEQVTEESAVSEAPAAAVGDETPTEAPKGIHKQIKVKFIEGGAIFMSFVLLCLIFGLALCIERIIYLNLASTNTKKLLQNIENALSDGGVEAAKEVCRNTRGPVASIFYQGLDRFDEGIEVVEKSVVSYGSVQMGLLEKGLTWISLFIAIAPMLGFMGTVIGMIEAFDNIQTMGTISASAVAGGIKIALITTVSGLIVAIILQVFYNYIVSKIDGIVNTMEDASISLLDILVKFNMKK